From Nicotiana tabacum cultivar K326 chromosome 20, ASM71507v2, whole genome shotgun sequence, one genomic window encodes:
- the LOC107805451 gene encoding ABC transporter G family member 7 isoform X2 encodes MLPIVGKGGGVGQLLAAVAAALLLRLFSSPGPALLPENEALPDDDDERESENGEAPAPIIGKVAPVTIKWTNITCSLSDKSSNTVRFLLKNVTGEAKPGRLLALMGPSGSGKTTLLNVLAGQINASPKLHLSGLLDINGVPFSNKIYKFAYVRQEDLFFSQLTVRETLSLAAELQLQDVSSIEERDEYVNNLLFKLGLVSCADSRIGDAKVRGISGGEKKRLSLACELIASPSVVFADEPTTGLDAFQAERVMETLRQLAQDGHTVICSIHQPRGSVYAKFDDIALLAEGSLVYAGPAHDEVLAYFSKFGYICPDHVNPAEFLADLISIDYSSSESVYASQKRIDGLVESFSEQISEVLYATPLLRDSSKTRVNLTKKSISRKGGWWTQFWLLLKRAWMQASRDGPTNKVRARMSMASALIFGSVFWRMGRSQTSIQDRMGLLQVAAINTAMAALTKTVGVFPKERAIVDRERAKGSYALGPYLLSKLIAEIPVGAAFPLLFGSILYPMARLHPTISRFGKFCGIVTVESFAASAMGLTVGAMVPTTEAALALGPSLMTVFIVFGGYYVNSENTPIIFRWIPRVSLIRWAFQGLCINEFSGLQFEHQNSFDIQSGEQALERLSFGGSRISDTIIAQSRILMFWYYTTYLLLEKNKPKYQRLEPSARLKEVEEEAKEVEEEPEKEEPKFQAVKDDDLPEPAQQVESPPVDEGANQKEMPVQ; translated from the exons ATGTTGCCAATTGTCGGCAAAGGCGGCGGAGTTGGCCAGTTACTGGCGGCAGTAGCGGCGGCTCTACTGCTCCGCCTTTTCTCTTCCCCTGGTCCGGCGCTTTTGCCGGAAAATGAAGCTCTTCCCGACGACGACGATGAGAGAGAAAGTGAAAATGGCGAAGCTCCAGCTCCGATCATTGGAAAAGTTGCTCCGGTTACTATTAAATGGACTAATATTACCTGTTCTCTCTCTGATAAATCCTCTAACACT GTGCGGTTTTTGCTAAAAAATGTGACCGGAGAAGCCAAACCTGGTCGATTGCTAGCGTTAATGGGTCCATCAGGATCAGGAAAGACAACTCTTCTCAATGTTTTGGCAGGTCAGATAAATGCATCACCCAAGTTACATTTGTCTGGCCTTTTGGACATTAATGGGGTGCCATTTTCAAACAAAATATACAA GTTTGCTTATGTTAGACAAGAGGACCTTTTCTTTTCCCAGTTGACTGTTCGAGAAACACTCTCTCTTGCTGCTGAACTGCAGCTACAGGACGTATCTTCAATAGAAGAGAGAGATGAATATGTGAACAATCTATTGTTTAAACTGGGTTTG GTCAGTTGTGCTGATTCACGCATTGGTGATGCAAAAGTTCGTGGAATTAGTGGAGGTGAAAAGAAGCGCCTGTCGCTTGCATGTGAGCTTATTGCCAGTCCATCTGTAGTTTTTGCGGATGAACCTACTACTG GACTTGATGCTTTTCAAGCAGAGCGAGTGATGGAAACGCTAAGACAACTAGCACAGGATGGCCATACTGTTATATGCTCTATACACCAGCCTAGAGGTTCTGTGTATGCAAAATTCGACGACATTGCTCTTTTGGCAGAGGGTTCACTCGTCTATGCTGGTCCTGCACATGATGAAGTACTGGCATACTTCTCGAAATTTGG GTACATTTGTCCAGATCATGTGAATCCTGCTGAATTTTTGGCTGATCTAATATCTATAGACTATAGTTCGTCCGAGAGTGTATACGCTTCCCAAAAGAGAATAGATGGTCTAGTTGAGTCATTCTCAGAACAGATATCGGAGGTTTTATATGCAACTCCACTTTTAAGGGATAGCTCGAAAACCCGTGTAAACTTAACAAAGAAATCTATTTCACGTAAAGGTGGTTGGTGGACGCAGTTCTGGTTACTTCTCAAACGTGCATGGATGCAA GCTTCTCGAGATGGACCGACAAACAAAGTTCGGGCAAGGATGTCAATGGCATCAGCGTTGATTTTTGGCTCTGTTTTCTGGAGGATGGGCAGATCCCAGACGTCAATACAAGACAGAATGGGATTACTTCAG GTTGCTGCAATAAACACTGCTATGGCAGCTCTGACAAAAACAGTTGGTGTCTTTCCCAAGGAACGCGCAATTGTTGACAGAGAACGTGCCAAAGGGTCTTATGCTCTGGGACCTTATTTGCTTTCCAAGTTGATTGCCGAGATTCCTGTTGGAGCAGCATTTCCACTACTCTTTGGTAGCATCCTATACCCTATGGCTCGACTTCATCCTACCATTTCTAG ATTTGGGAAGTTCTGCGGAATTGTAACTGTGGAGTCTTTTGCTGCATCTGCTATGGGTTTGACTGTAGGAGCTATGGTTCCAACAACTGAAGCCGCATTAGCATTGGGTCCCTCTCTTATGACAGTTTTTATTGTCTTTGGGGGGTACTACGTCAATTCAGAAAACACACCAATTATTTTTCGGTGGATTCCTCGAGTTTCTCTTATAAGATG GGCGTTTCAGGGGCTTTGCATCAACGAATTTAGTGGCCTTCAATTTGAGCATCAAAATTCATTTGACATACAATCTGGTGAACAG GCACTTGAGCGGCTATCATTTGGAGGCAGTCGAATAAGTGATACAATTATTGCTCAAAGTAGAATACTAATGTTTTGGTATTACACAACTTACCTTCTCTTGGAGAAGAATAAACCCAAGTATCAGCGGCTTGAACCATCAGCACGTCTCAAAGAAGTCGAGGAAGAGGCCAAAGAGGTCGAGGAAGAGCCAGAAAAGGAAGAGCCAAAGTTTCAGGCTGTAAAGGATGATGATTTACCTGAACCAGCTCAGCAAGTTGAATCTCCTCCCGTGGATGAAG GTGCTAATCAAAAGGAGATGCCTGTGCAGTAA
- the LOC107805451 gene encoding ABC transporter G family member 7 isoform X1, translating to MLPIVGKGGGVGQLLAAVAAALLLRLFSSPGPALLPENEALPDDDDERESENGEAPAPIIGKVAPVTIKWTNITCSLSDKSSNTVRFLLKNVTGEAKPGRLLALMGPSGSGKTTLLNVLAGQINASPKLHLSGLLDINGVPFSNKIYKFAYVRQEDLFFSQLTVRETLSLAAELQLQDVSSIEERDEYVNNLLFKLGLVSCADSRIGDAKVRGISGGEKKRLSLACELIASPSVVFADEPTTGLDAFQAERVMETLRQLAQDGHTVICSIHQPRGSVYAKFDDIALLAEGSLVYAGPAHDEVLAYFSKFGYICPDHVNPAEFLADLISIDYSSSESVYASQKRIDGLVESFSEQISEVLYATPLLRDSSKTRVNLTKKSISRKGGWWTQFWLLLKRAWMQASRDGPTNKVRARMSMASALIFGSVFWRMGRSQTSIQDRMGLLQVAAINTAMAALTKTVGVFPKERAIVDRERAKGSYALGPYLLSKLIAEIPVGAAFPLLFGSILYPMARLHPTISRFGKFCGIVTVESFAASAMGLTVGAMVPTTEAALALGPSLMTVFIVFGGYYVNSENTPIIFRWIPRVSLIRWAFQGLCINEFSGLQFEHQNSFDIQSGEQALERLSFGGSRISDTIIAQSRILMFWYYTTYLLLEKNKPKYQRLEPSARLKEVEEEAKEVEEEPEKEEPKFQAVKDDDLPEPAQQVESPPVDEGKPNQQQEISPAELDLFNLDGF from the exons ATGTTGCCAATTGTCGGCAAAGGCGGCGGAGTTGGCCAGTTACTGGCGGCAGTAGCGGCGGCTCTACTGCTCCGCCTTTTCTCTTCCCCTGGTCCGGCGCTTTTGCCGGAAAATGAAGCTCTTCCCGACGACGACGATGAGAGAGAAAGTGAAAATGGCGAAGCTCCAGCTCCGATCATTGGAAAAGTTGCTCCGGTTACTATTAAATGGACTAATATTACCTGTTCTCTCTCTGATAAATCCTCTAACACT GTGCGGTTTTTGCTAAAAAATGTGACCGGAGAAGCCAAACCTGGTCGATTGCTAGCGTTAATGGGTCCATCAGGATCAGGAAAGACAACTCTTCTCAATGTTTTGGCAGGTCAGATAAATGCATCACCCAAGTTACATTTGTCTGGCCTTTTGGACATTAATGGGGTGCCATTTTCAAACAAAATATACAA GTTTGCTTATGTTAGACAAGAGGACCTTTTCTTTTCCCAGTTGACTGTTCGAGAAACACTCTCTCTTGCTGCTGAACTGCAGCTACAGGACGTATCTTCAATAGAAGAGAGAGATGAATATGTGAACAATCTATTGTTTAAACTGGGTTTG GTCAGTTGTGCTGATTCACGCATTGGTGATGCAAAAGTTCGTGGAATTAGTGGAGGTGAAAAGAAGCGCCTGTCGCTTGCATGTGAGCTTATTGCCAGTCCATCTGTAGTTTTTGCGGATGAACCTACTACTG GACTTGATGCTTTTCAAGCAGAGCGAGTGATGGAAACGCTAAGACAACTAGCACAGGATGGCCATACTGTTATATGCTCTATACACCAGCCTAGAGGTTCTGTGTATGCAAAATTCGACGACATTGCTCTTTTGGCAGAGGGTTCACTCGTCTATGCTGGTCCTGCACATGATGAAGTACTGGCATACTTCTCGAAATTTGG GTACATTTGTCCAGATCATGTGAATCCTGCTGAATTTTTGGCTGATCTAATATCTATAGACTATAGTTCGTCCGAGAGTGTATACGCTTCCCAAAAGAGAATAGATGGTCTAGTTGAGTCATTCTCAGAACAGATATCGGAGGTTTTATATGCAACTCCACTTTTAAGGGATAGCTCGAAAACCCGTGTAAACTTAACAAAGAAATCTATTTCACGTAAAGGTGGTTGGTGGACGCAGTTCTGGTTACTTCTCAAACGTGCATGGATGCAA GCTTCTCGAGATGGACCGACAAACAAAGTTCGGGCAAGGATGTCAATGGCATCAGCGTTGATTTTTGGCTCTGTTTTCTGGAGGATGGGCAGATCCCAGACGTCAATACAAGACAGAATGGGATTACTTCAG GTTGCTGCAATAAACACTGCTATGGCAGCTCTGACAAAAACAGTTGGTGTCTTTCCCAAGGAACGCGCAATTGTTGACAGAGAACGTGCCAAAGGGTCTTATGCTCTGGGACCTTATTTGCTTTCCAAGTTGATTGCCGAGATTCCTGTTGGAGCAGCATTTCCACTACTCTTTGGTAGCATCCTATACCCTATGGCTCGACTTCATCCTACCATTTCTAG ATTTGGGAAGTTCTGCGGAATTGTAACTGTGGAGTCTTTTGCTGCATCTGCTATGGGTTTGACTGTAGGAGCTATGGTTCCAACAACTGAAGCCGCATTAGCATTGGGTCCCTCTCTTATGACAGTTTTTATTGTCTTTGGGGGGTACTACGTCAATTCAGAAAACACACCAATTATTTTTCGGTGGATTCCTCGAGTTTCTCTTATAAGATG GGCGTTTCAGGGGCTTTGCATCAACGAATTTAGTGGCCTTCAATTTGAGCATCAAAATTCATTTGACATACAATCTGGTGAACAG GCACTTGAGCGGCTATCATTTGGAGGCAGTCGAATAAGTGATACAATTATTGCTCAAAGTAGAATACTAATGTTTTGGTATTACACAACTTACCTTCTCTTGGAGAAGAATAAACCCAAGTATCAGCGGCTTGAACCATCAGCACGTCTCAAAGAAGTCGAGGAAGAGGCCAAAGAGGTCGAGGAAGAGCCAGAAAAGGAAGAGCCAAAGTTTCAGGCTGTAAAGGATGATGATTTACCTGAACCAGCTCAGCAAGTTGAATCTCCTCCCGTGGATGAAGGTAAACCCAACCAACAGCAGGAAATTTCTCCTGCTGAACTTGATCTGTTTAACCTTGACGGCTTCTAA